Below is a genomic region from Rhizobium sp. 9140.
CCGCAAAGCGCTTCTCGATGATACTGCGCACCGCCAGCACCTCCGCGCGCCGCACCGGCATGGTGGAGAGCCGGCCGTCCACCCCGTCCCGGCTCGGTCCCATGGACTTGAAATGCACGACGAACAGCGTCAGCGGCCGCCCGCCGATAGTCAGTTCCAGTTGCAGGCAATCGCGGCGGAAGATGCGATCCTCCGGCACATTCGTGCGAGCGATGGCCGCATCGTGGAGGCCGAGGTCGGCGTAGGTCAGCGCGGCGTGCGAGATGGCGCTGGTGCAGACAATCGCCTCCCCGTCCCGCGACGTCTCGCGCATCATCACGGCAACATCGATGCCACGTCCGTCATTGCCCTCGATCAGCACCTTCTTGCGGTAGCCGCTGCCCATCATCCGGTAGAGATAGCCATATTCGAAGGCCTCCAGCGCAGCCATGTCGTCGGCCTCCTGCAGGCAGAGAATGTCCGCATCGCAATCGGCAATCGCCAGTGCCGACATCTGCCGCGTGTCGTCGGCATGGGTGATCGTACGAGCCTCCTCGAGACGCTCATAGGCCGCCTC
It encodes:
- a CDS encoding endonuclease/exonuclease/phosphatase family protein, translated to MTLRLATFNIENLMRRFDFSGFRNPSKQDRVLRLFDIGNEAAYERLEEARTITHADDTRQMSALAIADCDADILCLQEADDMAALEAFEYGYLYRMMGSGYRKKVLIEGNDGRGIDVAVMMRETSRDGEAIVCTSAISHAALTYADLGLHDAAIARTNVPEDRIFRRDCLQLELTIGGRPLTLFVVHFKSMGPSRDGVDGRLSTMPVRRAEVLAVRSIIEKRFAGQLPAASFAICGDMNDYRERIDVTGDRRNGYGFEPMPDTSAALDVFAADGFAENVVQRRPVLDRWTLFHSRGPAERHLCQLDYIWLSPALAARNVDAVPEIIRGGQPYRTVFPPGQDVERYPRTGWDRPKASDHCPVVVALDV